A genomic region of Zea mays cultivar B73 chromosome 6, Zm-B73-REFERENCE-NAM-5.0, whole genome shotgun sequence contains the following coding sequences:
- the LOC103628968 gene encoding pentatricopeptide repeat-containing protein At1g19720, with the protein MELLPAPFPSFLPRPHQLPLSRPCHGRLQEPITAAFAQAPPLALPFQEATRRSSSSHTPRPSTRPCPPAQRPTTTHPLPPPLPPGPSPSSGSTGSERLIVSETKLITVHSCAGRLGDARKVFEGMACRDLLAWSAMIGAYAIRGLYEEVVALAVAMVREGVIPDRFLITRILQACAYTEDLELGTAMHSLAIRRGFMAEGARDVPVGNSVLAMYVKCGELGRARAAFDMMGQRDLCTWNSMIFGCCRSNEWEEARRLLDDMRRQGTEPGLVTWNTLVSSYARSGELDVAMEMLEQMEESGVAPDVVTWTSLVSGFVHGDRGGEALWCFARMRLAGVEPNGMTIASAISACASLRLLSQGMELHCHAIKVGSVNNVLSGNSLVDMYAKCGEIIAAKRVFDEIPEKDIFSWNSMVAGYAQAGYCGKAYELFCEMESLGVRRNVITWNIMISGYIRNGDDERAFELFQMMESCGVKRDTASWNALIAGSVHNGHSDRALRIFWQMQSLLVRPDFITILSIIPAFANLAGFWKVREIHACIYHNNLEMDGKIANALINAYSKSGDLAGACAVFDRHSSRNIISWNCIILAHLLHGSPSEALDRFCEMKQEGVRPDHTTLTAVIKAYGLQGKVSEAKRIFHNMTHDYNIIPDLDHYTAIVDLLGRSGSLQEAYEFIGNMPLIPNLAVWEALLTAATIHGNARLANLTARELSSLDPSDPRIQRLVFNYWGLTGKSVDVPLMTVYNGGRELEDVDSCSVEIKNNVYLFSTGDNLALESTVAELKLIMIQIRMSLLNISNETNAEEEKEELSGIHCEKLAIAFAISNSPPFRSIRIIKTLRMCSHCHIFAKLVSEKYERQILIKDSNCLHKFEDGKCSCEGYW; encoded by the coding sequence CATGGCCGCCTCCAAGAGCCCATCACGGCTGCTTTCGCGCAGGCTCCTCCCCTCGCGCTCCCCTTCCAAGAAGCAACTAGAAGAAGCAGCAGCTCCCATACCCCACGCCCAAGTACCCGTCCGTGCCCCCCCGCCCAGAGACCAACAACAACTCacccgctgccgccgccgctgccgcctggCCCTTCCCCTTCCTCCGGCAGCACTGGCAGTGAGCGCCTGATTGTTTCCGAGACGAAGCTCATCACGGTGCACTCCTGCGCTGGGCGCCTAGGGGACGCTCGCAAGGTGTTCGAAGGAATGGCGTGCAGGGACCTGCTCGCCTGGTCGGCCATGATCGGTGCCTACGCCATCAGGGGCCTGTACGAGGAGGTCGTCGCGCTCGCGGTGGCCATGGTCAGGGAAGGGGTCATCCCGGACAGGTTCCTGATCACCCGGATTCTACAGGCCTGTGCGTACACAGAGGACCTGGAGCTCGGGACGGCGATGCATTCCCTGGCGATCCGGAGAGGTTTCATGGCGGAGGGAGCGAGGGACGTGCCCGTGGGGAACTCGGTGCTGGCCATGTACGTCAAGTGCGGAGAGTTGGGCCGTGCGCGCGCCGCGTTCGACATGATGGGGCAGCGGGACCTGTGCACGTGGAACTCGATGATCTTCGGGTGCTGCCGCTCCAACGAATGGGAAGAGGCACGGAGGCTGCTCGACGATATGAGGCGCCAAGGTACAGAGCCTGGGCTTGTCACATGGAACACGCTGGTTTCGAGCTACGCGAGGTCTGGGGAACTTGATGTGGCCATGGAGATGCTGGAGCAGATGGAGGAGTCCGGTGTTGCTCcggacgtcgtcacctggactagCCTTGTGTCTGGTTTTGTCCACGGTGATAGGGGTGGCGAAGCACTTTGGTGTTTCGCGCGCATGCGCCTTGCTGGAGTCGAACCAAACGGCATGACAATTGCGAGTGCCATCTCAGCTTGTGCTAGTTTGCGGTTGCTGAGTCAGGGCATGGAGCTCCATTGCCACGCAATTAAGGTTGGGAGTGTGAACAATGTGCTCTCGGGGAACTCCTTGGTTGACATGTATGCAAAATGTGGAGAAATCATTGCAGCTAAGAGAGTATTTGATGAAATACCCGAGAAGGATATCTTCTCCTGGAACTCGATGGTTGCAGGGTATGCACAGGCGGGCTATTGCGGCAAAGCATATGAGCTTTTCTGTGAGATGGAGAGCCTTGGTGTTCGGCGCAATGTGATCACGTGGAATATAATGATCTCGGGATACATAAGAAATGGGGATGATGAGAGAGCTTTTGAACTATTTCAGATGATGGAAAGCTGTGGAGTAAAAAGGGACACAGCTTCATGGAATGCACTCATTGCTGGTTCGGTGCATAATGGTCATTCTGATAGAGCCCTGAGAATATTCTGGCAGATGCAATCACTCTTGGTGAGACCAGACTTCATTACAATATTAAGTATCATTCCAGCTTTTGCGAACCTAGCTGGATTTTGGAAAGTACGGGAGATCCACGCctgcatttatcacaacaatttaGAAATGGATGGCAAAATAGCAAATGCACTCATCAATGCCTATTCAAAATCTGGTGACCTTGCTGGTGCTTGTGCTGTTTTTGATAGGCACTCATCAAGGAACATTATTTCTTGGAATTGTATAATTCTTGCACACTTGCTGCATGGTTCTCCAAGTGAAGCACTGGATCGCTTTTGTGAGATGAAACAAGAAGGCGTGCGGCCAGATCATACAACTTTGACTGCCGTAATCAAGGCCTATGGCCTCCAGGGAAAGGTATCTGAGGCGAAACGAATATTTCACAATATGACCCACGATTACAACATTATTCCAGATTTAGATCATTACACAGCTATAGTTGATCTCCTTGGCCGCTCAGGGAGTCTACAAGAAGCGTACGAGTTTATTGGTAATATGCCACTCATACCCAATTTAGCAGTCTGGGAGGCATTGCTTACTGCTGCAACTATTCATGGAAATGCAAGGCTCGCAAACCTGACAGCAAGAGAGTTGTCATCGCTTGATCCGAGTGACCCTAGAATCCAAAGACTGGTTTTTAATTACTGGGGTCTAACTGGAAAGTCTGTTGATGTGCCACTCATGACGGTATACAACGGAGGAAGAGAGTTGGAAGATGTTGATAGTTGTTCGGTTGAAATCAAGAACAATGTCTATTTGTTCTCAACCGGTGATAATTTAGCATTAGAGAGTACAGTTGCTGAATTGAAGCTGATTATGATTCAGATCCGAATGTCATTGCTGAACATCTCTAATGAGACTAACGCTGAAGAAGAGAAAGAAGAATTATCAGGAATACATTGTGAGAAGCTAGCAATTGCTTTTGCAATTTCAAATTCCCCTCCTTTCAGAAGCATACGGATAATAAAGACCTTAAGGATGTGTAGCCATTGTCACATCTTTGCCAAGCTAGTTTCAGAAAAATACGAGCGGCAGATACTAATCAAGGATTCAAATTGTTTGCACAAGTTTGAGGATGGAAAGTGCTCTTGTGAAGGTTATTGGTGA